In one Candidatus Bathyarchaeota archaeon genomic region, the following are encoded:
- a CDS encoding DUF460 domain-containing protein: protein MFELASNFDALKRLSTRLPPRTRLVQVTGSPQHTQTIGQVAEQFGICLSPNPSPIETARVAGILAFRGAGCELRFLENRTKILVCRAISLGPGGSSQTRYRRYVHSLILNLTRRIQRSLEDAGLSYELSTLKSDFGLERGDFTVYAPREELIGVVKPMKGSYVQVKIQPVFKEMIDFVSRKSSPDQNLAKSRKLIVGVDPGTTCGVAVLTFGGEPLYLDSRKGLTRAEITELLIKFGETVLVAADVSPAPQFVEKLAKSIDATLFTPEATLEVAEKQELTLAYSKQFKIEVKDTHERDALAAAIKALQQFKNKFEQAEARISELGIQVPLDEVKALIVKGYSIQRAIELLLPKQEEVKEPIAKTPSVESSREKPKLIEQLRKKISIQSRQIERLRTQNEQLTCQIKALQTSLSEVQSALEKARAEPLIAIKREREYQNLQREIENLRKQIASLNAEVLQYRQRLEALRRMKELESRGEAVLLKPVEAFTKTGLEKAFQLYEIKRDDIVLFLDASGGGASTAEILAKRGVKAIITCTAMSHQAEEKFKDYGIPILPIENIHVEWVEGYPYAKIVEIESAFRKLTEAEKADAEQKLKKLIEDYRRERLSGI, encoded by the coding sequence GTGTTTGAACTGGCATCAAATTTTGATGCCCTAAAGCGGCTTTCAACGCGATTGCCCCCTCGAACTCGGCTGGTTCAGGTTACAGGTTCTCCGCAACACACCCAAACAATCGGGCAAGTTGCGGAGCAATTCGGAATTTGCCTGTCACCGAATCCTTCCCCTATAGAAACGGCGCGGGTTGCGGGTATCCTCGCGTTTCGTGGAGCAGGATGCGAACTTCGTTTTCTTGAGAATCGGACCAAGATTCTCGTGTGTCGTGCAATAAGTTTAGGACCTGGCGGATCCAGTCAAACTCGATATCGGAGGTATGTTCACTCTTTAATTCTAAATTTAACTAGGAGAATCCAACGGTCACTGGAAGATGCAGGTCTCAGTTATGAATTGAGTACGTTGAAATCCGATTTCGGTCTTGAAAGAGGCGACTTCACCGTATATGCACCTCGAGAAGAGTTGATAGGTGTAGTTAAGCCAATGAAAGGTTCCTATGTTCAAGTAAAAATTCAACCAGTCTTTAAAGAAATGATTGACTTCGTGAGCAGGAAGTCTTCTCCTGACCAAAATTTAGCTAAGTCTAGGAAGTTAATAGTTGGGGTTGACCCTGGTACAACGTGTGGAGTAGCTGTTCTCACTTTTGGCGGTGAACCTCTGTATTTGGATAGTCGCAAGGGATTGACTCGAGCTGAGATTACTGAATTGCTCATTAAATTTGGTGAAACTGTACTGGTTGCGGCTGATGTCAGTCCGGCACCGCAGTTTGTAGAAAAATTAGCAAAGAGTATTGACGCAACTTTATTTACTCCGGAGGCAACGCTTGAAGTCGCAGAAAAACAAGAATTAACGTTAGCATACTCCAAGCAATTTAAAATAGAAGTTAAAGATACGCATGAGAGGGATGCTCTTGCAGCCGCTATTAAGGCTCTTCAACAATTCAAAAACAAGTTTGAGCAGGCAGAGGCGCGAATTAGTGAACTTGGTATTCAAGTGCCTCTGGACGAGGTTAAAGCTCTAATTGTTAAGGGCTACTCGATCCAACGTGCTATTGAGCTTTTACTTCCAAAACAAGAAGAAGTAAAAGAACCGATTGCAAAGACACCTTCGGTTGAATCTTCAAGGGAAAAGCCCAAGTTAATCGAGCAATTAAGGAAGAAAATTTCCATTCAGAGTAGGCAAATTGAACGGTTAAGAACTCAAAACGAACAGCTAACTTGTCAAATTAAAGCCTTACAAACAAGTCTTTCGGAAGTGCAGTCCGCGTTAGAAAAAGCTCGTGCTGAGCCTTTGATTGCTATTAAGCGTGAGCGGGAATATCAGAATTTACAACGAGAGATTGAAAATCTGAGAAAGCAGATTGCAAGTCTGAACGCTGAGGTATTGCAATATCGCCAACGTCTTGAAGCATTGCGTCGTATGAAAGAACTTGAATCTAGGGGTGAAGCAGTTCTGCTTAAGCCGGTTGAGGCTTTTACAAAGACTGGATTAGAGAAGGCCTTTCAATTATATGAGATTAAACGCGATGACATAGTTTTATTCTTGGATGCTAGTGGGGGAGGCGCGTCAACAGCGGAGATTCTGGCTAAAAGAGGTGTTAAGGCAATCATAACGTGTACAGCCATGTCCCATCAAGCTGAGGAGAAATTCAAGGACTACGGAATTCCTATCCTGCCAATCGAGAACATCCATGTTGAATGGGTTGAGGGTTACCCCTATGCAAAAATCGTTGAAATTGAAAGTGCATTCAGAAAATTAACAGAGGCTGAAAAAGCAGATGCTGAGCAAAAGCTAAAAAAGTTAATTGAAGATTATCGGAG
- a CDS encoding threonine synthase gives MSFASTLRCTCCGETYSLDKAFQACPNCKGTIDVIYDYEKIRERLNPQKLERRGPGVWKYLELLPISDELKIVSLGEGGTFLHKCDRLANELRLKNLFIKDETTNPTGAFIDRGTTVEVSKVKEIGFKSLCCATTGNLGASLAAYSAKAGLNCTVFIPSWVDLGKLYQIIAYGADAEPTENYEEAFSKAVQLIGKSHLVTPGNPFFLEGEKTTGYEICEQFGWKTPDRIIVPMGHGGHISMIWKAIKELFKIGFIAETSVMMTGVQAKGCAPIVEAYEGNEKTIKPVDKTQTFARDLGVKNPLLGYFALQAIRESKGIAISVSDKEIIDATRLLAKTEGIFAEPAATSTVAALRKLLDNGEIDRSERIVCVITGLGLKDPATARRLVERVKEMEKLIKRVEERKLTVKLGRTKLYILEILSTRELYGYGIWKEIKERYNIIIKIPSIYQHLSELEMLGLIKRDKAYKAAGKPERFYYTLTIKGKEALESLKKLKMH, from the coding sequence ATGTCATTTGCTTCAACACTAAGGTGTACATGTTGCGGCGAAACCTATTCGCTTGACAAAGCTTTTCAAGCATGTCCTAACTGCAAGGGAACAATTGACGTGATATATGACTATGAAAAAATCCGAGAAAGGCTGAACCCTCAAAAGTTGGAAAGACGCGGGCCTGGGGTTTGGAAGTACCTTGAACTCTTACCTATATCAGACGAGTTAAAAATTGTTTCACTCGGAGAAGGGGGAACCTTCCTACATAAGTGTGATCGCCTTGCCAACGAACTCAGATTAAAAAACTTGTTCATAAAAGATGAAACAACAAATCCGACTGGTGCTTTTATAGATCGAGGAACAACTGTTGAAGTTTCCAAGGTAAAAGAAATCGGATTCAAGTCTCTATGCTGTGCAACAACAGGTAATTTAGGCGCCTCCCTGGCGGCTTACTCCGCCAAAGCTGGGCTAAACTGCACAGTCTTCATCCCAAGCTGGGTAGATCTCGGTAAACTTTACCAAATAATCGCCTATGGTGCAGACGCGGAACCCACCGAAAACTATGAAGAAGCATTCTCTAAAGCCGTCCAATTGATTGGCAAAAGCCACCTAGTCACACCAGGGAACCCATTCTTTCTTGAAGGAGAGAAAACCACCGGATATGAAATTTGTGAACAATTTGGATGGAAAACTCCTGACAGAATCATTGTCCCAATGGGGCACGGCGGCCACATTTCCATGATATGGAAAGCCATCAAGGAGTTATTCAAGATAGGCTTCATTGCAGAGACCTCCGTTATGATGACCGGGGTACAGGCAAAGGGATGCGCACCAATCGTAGAAGCCTATGAAGGAAATGAAAAAACCATCAAACCAGTCGATAAAACGCAAACATTCGCGCGGGACTTAGGTGTAAAAAACCCTCTTCTGGGATACTTTGCACTTCAAGCCATAAGAGAATCTAAGGGAATCGCTATCTCAGTTTCTGACAAGGAAATCATAGACGCTACAAGGCTGTTAGCGAAAACAGAGGGGATATTCGCTGAACCAGCAGCCACTTCGACTGTTGCAGCCTTAAGAAAACTCCTTGACAACGGAGAAATTGATCGTAGCGAGAGAATTGTTTGTGTTATAACTGGTTTAGGGCTTAAGGATCCGGCTACCGCAAGGAGGCTTGTTGAAAGAGTAAAAGAAATGGAAAAACTGATTAAACGAGTAGAAGAAAGAAAACTTACAGTAAAACTTGGTAGAACAAAGTTATACATTTTGGAAATCCTATCTACAAGAGAATTATATGGCTACGGAATCTGGAAGGAAATAAAAGAACGCTATAACATTATTATTAAAATCCCAAGTATATACCAACACCTTAGCGAGCTTGAAATGCTAGGCTTAATTAAGCGAGATAAAGCCTATAAAGCGGCTGGAAAGCCAGAGAGATTTTACTACACACTCACGATAAAAGGCAAAGAGGCTTTAGAATCCTTGAAAAAATTAAAGATGCACTAA
- a CDS encoding amidohydrolase, whose product MKSLLIKDCDWIVTQNPQRAILRNYSVYIENGVIRDITKKPHYEAEQVINGKGMALLPGLINTHTHLHMTLLRGYANDMKLGEWLEKRIWPIERKLTKKHCYFGALLGCLEMISTGTTCILDMGIHSKEVAKAVKHAGLRAFVGYEMIDRSLQPPQILDVEQFTEFIQEMRDPKIHAVISPYSLFTCSEELLFKAKELADRKHLPLQLHVAETRREQADFERKHGIREIEFLDKIGFLDENVIAVHCVWITKTEVKILAKRGVKVSHCPVSNMKMAEGGVAPIPEMLENGVVVSLGTDGAASNNSLDMFETVKFCALVHKAHRWDPTVLPAQKVLDLATIEGAHALGLADVLGSIEVGKQADLIIVNLNAPNLAPITGKETLISHLIYSAKGANVDTTIVDGEILKHGRKILTINPIETLEEVQKLTSELIL is encoded by the coding sequence TTGAAATCGCTTTTAATAAAAGATTGCGATTGGATTGTTACCCAGAACCCTCAGAGAGCTATTCTTCGCAATTACTCCGTGTACATTGAAAATGGGGTGATTAGAGATATCACTAAAAAACCACATTATGAAGCAGAGCAAGTGATCAATGGAAAAGGAATGGCATTATTGCCTGGTCTTATAAACACTCATACGCATCTCCACATGACTTTATTGCGTGGTTATGCCAATGACATGAAACTCGGCGAATGGCTTGAAAAACGAATCTGGCCAATTGAAAGAAAATTAACAAAGAAGCATTGTTATTTCGGCGCTCTCTTAGGATGTTTGGAAATGATTTCAACAGGAACAACATGTATCTTGGATATGGGCATACATTCTAAAGAGGTTGCCAAGGCTGTTAAACATGCTGGACTTAGAGCATTTGTAGGTTATGAGATGATTGACCGTTCATTACAGCCTCCCCAAATTTTAGATGTTGAGCAATTCACAGAGTTCATTCAAGAAATGAGAGATCCGAAGATTCACGCTGTAATTAGCCCTTATTCGCTCTTCACATGTTCTGAAGAGCTTTTGTTTAAGGCGAAAGAGTTAGCAGACCGTAAACATTTGCCATTGCAACTACATGTGGCTGAAACACGGCGTGAACAAGCAGACTTTGAAAGAAAGCATGGAATAAGAGAAATCGAATTTCTTGATAAAATTGGATTTCTTGACGAAAATGTAATTGCGGTGCACTGCGTCTGGATAACTAAAACCGAAGTCAAAATTCTGGCTAAAAGAGGGGTTAAAGTTTCCCACTGCCCAGTTTCAAATATGAAGATGGCTGAGGGAGGTGTCGCCCCAATCCCTGAAATGTTGGAGAATGGTGTTGTTGTTTCTCTTGGAACAGATGGCGCAGCAAGCAACAACTCACTAGATATGTTCGAAACAGTGAAATTCTGTGCGTTGGTACATAAAGCCCACCGCTGGGATCCAACGGTTCTACCTGCGCAAAAAGTTCTGGATCTGGCGACAATCGAAGGGGCTCACGCCCTAGGTTTAGCCGACGTGCTAGGGAGCATTGAAGTAGGAAAGCAAGCTGACTTAATCATTGTAAACTTAAATGCACCTAACTTGGCTCCGATAACTGGGAAAGAAACGCTCATCTCTCATCTTATATATTCGGCCAAGGGAGCAAACGTGGATACAACTATTGTTGACGGCGAAATTCTGAAGCACGGGAGAAAAATTTTGACAATTAACCCGATTGAAACCTTAGAAGAGGTGCAAAAGCTTACATCAGAACTTATTCTGTAA
- a CDS encoding Lrp/AsnC ligand binding domain-containing protein translates to MINSVILMRVQPGKAKIALDAVKRFKEVKTVFLVFGRYDMVAFAELASLDAVKTFSSKINAIKEIRSSETLIEG, encoded by the coding sequence ATGATAAACTCTGTAATTCTTATGCGGGTTCAGCCTGGCAAAGCTAAAATCGCCCTAGACGCTGTTAAGAGATTCAAAGAGGTCAAAACAGTTTTTCTTGTATTTGGACGTTACGACATGGTCGCATTCGCTGAATTAGCTTCTTTAGACGCTGTAAAAACGTTCTCAAGCAAAATAAACGCAATTAAGGAGATTAGATCCTCAGAAACCTTAATAGAAGGTTAG
- a CDS encoding DUF1614 domain-containing protein → MPRKLFYIPLGGVFFVLLFLLFTAVFLLLYVRVIGFAFQNLGFSPVIVGILLAVCLFGSYINIPVGTVKAKVPMVTVGYVRFFGVVYPIPMVGEGISETTIAVNLGGAIVPILVSLYLIWRVPTLFPFVLVAVALVSFLVHKVAKPTSGVGITTPAFLPPIFAALAAMLFSGGHPYIVAYVSGTLGTLIGADLLNLKAIPSLGAPVASIGGAGTFDGIFLTGVLAVILASL, encoded by the coding sequence GTGCCGAGGAAACTATTTTATATTCCCCTTGGAGGTGTATTCTTTGTATTATTATTTCTTCTCTTTACGGCGGTTTTCCTACTTCTTTATGTGAGGGTCATTGGCTTCGCCTTTCAGAACCTTGGCTTCAGCCCTGTTATAGTTGGCATCCTACTAGCCGTTTGCCTCTTTGGAAGTTACATCAATATTCCTGTAGGGACTGTCAAAGCCAAGGTGCCGATGGTGACGGTTGGCTACGTAAGATTCTTCGGTGTGGTTTATCCAATTCCAATGGTTGGAGAGGGTATTTCTGAGACAACCATAGCCGTTAACTTGGGAGGAGCGATTGTGCCAATTTTAGTTTCACTCTATCTAATTTGGCGGGTTCCTACGCTCTTCCCGTTTGTGTTGGTCGCCGTGGCCTTGGTTTCATTTCTTGTACATAAGGTTGCGAAACCGACTTCTGGTGTGGGAATAACAACTCCAGCTTTTTTACCTCCAATTTTTGCCGCTTTGGCTGCTATGCTTTTCAGCGGGGGTCACCCATACATTGTGGCTTATGTTTCTGGTACCTTAGGAACTTTAATCGGAGCTGATCTTCTTAATCTAAAAGCTATTCCAAGTTTAGGTGCTCCGGTGGCAAGTATTGGCGGTGCTGGTACATTTGACGGAATTTTTCTTACAGGGGTCTTAGCTGTTATACTTGCCAGTCTTTGA
- a CDS encoding serine/threonine protein kinase, which yields MSAELAVRIFKQLKSEDIRILTAIELGMAGHRYVPEGEVFRLSELTEDAAIFHLKKLHAYGLIRRWVGPYVGYVLNMSGYDCLAINALVKAGFLQAFGKSLGVGKEADVYDALSPTGEHVAVKFHRLGRSSFRQTKRVRGYIAEREHISWLYQSRLAAEREYQALKITYPCGVSVPKPIGQNRHIVVMGFIEGIELANYIEISKPAAILNEILRNIRRAYVKAGVIHADLSEFNVILKPDGHVLIIDWPQFVTKDHPNALMLLERDVRNIIRYFRRKFGVEKEVNVSMRYVKGEM from the coding sequence ATGTCCGCCGAGCTTGCAGTAAGAATTTTCAAACAATTGAAAAGCGAAGACATCCGCATTCTGACAGCGATTGAGCTAGGAATGGCTGGTCATAGATATGTTCCAGAGGGAGAAGTATTTCGGCTTTCTGAATTAACTGAGGATGCCGCAATTTTTCATCTAAAAAAGCTTCATGCCTATGGGCTGATCAGGCGGTGGGTTGGACCATATGTTGGATATGTTTTAAACATGTCTGGATACGATTGCCTTGCGATTAACGCGTTGGTGAAAGCGGGTTTTCTGCAAGCTTTCGGCAAATCATTGGGGGTTGGAAAAGAAGCGGATGTTTATGATGCTCTCTCGCCAACCGGGGAGCACGTTGCCGTGAAATTTCATCGTCTTGGGCGTAGTAGCTTTAGGCAGACCAAACGTGTAAGAGGCTACATTGCTGAGCGGGAGCATATTTCGTGGTTGTATCAATCCAGGCTCGCCGCTGAGCGGGAGTATCAAGCTTTAAAGATAACCTATCCATGTGGCGTCTCCGTCCCAAAACCTATTGGACAAAATAGGCATATTGTTGTAATGGGGTTTATAGAGGGGATTGAATTAGCCAACTACATAGAAATCTCTAAGCCAGCAGCCATTCTCAATGAAATTTTAAGGAACATCAGAAGAGCGTATGTTAAAGCGGGTGTCATTCATGCGGATTTAAGTGAGTTTAACGTAATTTTGAAGCCGGACGGACATGTACTCATCATTGATTGGCCTCAATTTGTTACGAAGGACCATCCTAATGCATTAATGTTACTTGAACGGGATGTGAGGAACATTATTAGATATTTTCGCCGAAAATTCGGGGTTGAAAAAGAAGTTAATGTGTCTATGAGATACGTGAAAGGTGAGATGTAA
- a CDS encoding Lrp/AsnC family transcriptional regulator gives MLDDLDRSILNMLQEDARASFADVARKLNVSEGTVHLRVKKLKESGVIRGFYTILSPDKVGKGLTAIICVKADPAKYPEVLDVLNSMKDVYEIYDVTGEFYAVLKIRTTDMNGLTKIIDELGGINGINSTQTIVVLRTIKEQLKIEL, from the coding sequence ATGCTTGACGATTTAGACAGAAGCATTCTTAACATGCTACAAGAGGATGCTCGTGCGTCATTCGCGGATGTCGCTCGAAAATTAAATGTAAGCGAAGGGACTGTGCACCTAAGAGTCAAGAAACTGAAAGAATCAGGTGTTATCCGCGGGTTCTATACAATTCTTTCCCCAGACAAAGTTGGAAAGGGATTAACAGCGATCATTTGTGTTAAAGCCGATCCAGCTAAATACCCCGAAGTATTGGATGTGTTAAATTCCATGAAAGACGTATACGAAATTTATGATGTAACTGGAGAATTTTACGCGGTTTTAAAGATTAGGACAACAGATATGAATGGATTAACAAAGATTATAGACGAATTGGGCGGAATAAATGGAATAAATTCTACACAGACTATCGTCGTACTGAGGACAATAAAGGAGCAACTAAAAATCGAGCTCTAA
- a CDS encoding glycerate kinase encodes MKILNDREILNNAYSATDRRARELALKILKAAVEAADPHTAIMNHIKLQEKSLVIDGTSFDLNAYNRIFVIGAGKASGAMAEALENVLGNLITDGHVNILKGTLPKFKTTRIWLHEADHPIPSEDGVKGSKRIIEIAREAERGDLVICLISGGGSALMPLPSEGISLADKQCVTESLLACGATINEINVVRKHISKIKGGQLAKEVYPATLVSLILSDVLGDPLDAIASGPTVPDISTFQEAISIIKKYELWQKIPKSVKHHLTAGLRNKIPETPKPSDKIFRNNHVFIVGNNYLAAKAAYEKAKNLGLNALLLSSLIQGEARHVGTVYAAIAKEVVKNDNPIRKPAAIIAGGETTVTVVGQGLGGRNQELVLSASLGIEGLSGVAVASIGTDGVDGPTDAAGAIADGRTLIRSKVKKLNAITYLKNNDSYTFFKRLNDLILTGPTGTNVNDISVMIILGSEKKRRQEYPENRLDPTRKILGVTL; translated from the coding sequence ATGAAAATTCTAAACGACCGTGAAATCCTGAATAACGCCTATTCAGCAACCGATCGCAGAGCACGAGAATTGGCGTTAAAGATTTTGAAAGCAGCTGTTGAAGCAGCCGACCCCCATACCGCCATAATGAATCACATAAAGTTACAGGAAAAGTCCCTAGTCATCGATGGAACCTCATTTGATCTTAATGCATACAATCGAATATTCGTAATCGGCGCGGGTAAAGCCAGTGGAGCGATGGCGGAAGCTTTGGAGAATGTGTTAGGCAACCTAATCACAGATGGTCACGTAAACATACTCAAAGGAACTTTGCCCAAATTCAAAACTACTCGGATTTGGCTTCACGAAGCTGACCACCCGATACCCAGTGAAGATGGAGTTAAAGGCTCTAAGCGAATAATCGAGATTGCAAGGGAGGCAGAAAGAGGGGATTTAGTAATTTGTCTTATTTCTGGAGGAGGATCCGCACTAATGCCTCTACCATCGGAGGGAATTAGCCTAGCGGACAAACAGTGCGTCACCGAATCTCTTTTGGCATGTGGAGCCACAATCAATGAAATCAATGTTGTTAGAAAGCATATCTCAAAGATTAAAGGAGGGCAACTTGCTAAGGAAGTTTACCCAGCTACGCTAGTAAGCTTAATTCTTTCCGATGTTCTCGGCGATCCACTAGACGCAATCGCATCAGGTCCCACTGTGCCGGATATAAGCACATTTCAGGAAGCCATCTCGATCATTAAGAAATACGAGCTATGGCAGAAAATTCCGAAAAGCGTGAAACATCACCTAACCGCCGGTTTACGTAATAAGATTCCAGAAACACCCAAACCCTCAGACAAAATTTTTAGAAACAATCATGTCTTCATCGTGGGAAACAATTACTTAGCTGCAAAAGCTGCCTACGAAAAAGCAAAAAACCTAGGTTTGAATGCGTTGCTTCTCTCCTCACTTATTCAAGGTGAAGCACGACATGTCGGTACAGTTTATGCAGCAATTGCAAAAGAGGTTGTAAAAAACGATAATCCTATTCGAAAACCTGCCGCAATCATTGCAGGAGGAGAAACCACAGTAACAGTTGTAGGCCAGGGTCTTGGAGGACGCAACCAAGAGCTTGTATTGAGTGCTTCTCTAGGGATAGAAGGGCTAAGCGGCGTGGCGGTGGCTTCGATCGGCACCGATGGCGTTGATGGACCAACCGATGCAGCAGGAGCCATAGCTGATGGAAGAACCCTAATTCGTTCAAAGGTTAAAAAATTAAATGCGATTACCTACCTAAAAAATAATGATTCTTACACATTTTTTAAACGCCTCAATGATCTAATTCTTACAGGTCCAACAGGTACAAACGTAAACGACATATCTGTGATGATAATTTTAGGCTCAGAGAAGAAGCGTAGGCAAGAATATCCAGAGAACCGTTTAGACCCAACTAGAAAGATTTTAGGTGTAACCCTTTGA
- a CDS encoding Lrp/AsnC ligand binding domain-containing protein, translated as MQACILVYCKAGKYSDVTKAIRKLKGVKKAFSVFGRWDIAVLVNVVDIKTLGDLALKINGLPGVRGAETLIEVPN; from the coding sequence TTGCAGGCTTGCATACTAGTTTACTGTAAGGCTGGAAAGTATTCTGATGTGACTAAGGCCATTAGGAAGCTTAAGGGGGTTAAGAAAGCGTTTTCGGTTTTTGGAAGGTGGGATATCGCAGTATTGGTGAATGTTGTTGACATTAAAACATTAGGGGATTTGGCTTTGAAAATTAATGGGCTTCCGGGAGTTCGGGGTGCAGAAACTTTAATCGAAGTCCCTAATTAG
- a CDS encoding ECF transporter S component, giving the protein MKSEPAGYRLTTRSLAISAVMAALVCVATMLVQIPNPPTRGYINVGDAMIFVSALTFGMIVGGVAGGIGSALADILSGYAFYAPFTLVIKGMEGLLAGVISDRKRPKRDFLAVIVAGAEMILGYFFVEAYIFGIGAALTEVPGNIFQILVGGLIGIPVAYLVRKRFPIAYRI; this is encoded by the coding sequence ATGAAATCTGAACCAGCTGGGTATAGGTTGACAACCAGGAGCCTCGCTATTTCTGCGGTGATGGCTGCGTTAGTTTGCGTGGCAACCATGTTGGTGCAGATTCCTAACCCACCGACAAGGGGGTATATTAACGTCGGGGACGCTATGATATTTGTTAGCGCCCTCACCTTTGGGATGATTGTAGGTGGAGTGGCAGGAGGTATCGGATCAGCCTTAGCTGATATTTTATCTGGTTATGCGTTCTATGCGCCTTTCACGCTGGTTATAAAAGGGATGGAAGGCTTGCTAGCGGGAGTTATTAGCGATAGAAAACGGCCAAAAAGAGATTTCCTTGCCGTAATAGTTGCTGGCGCGGAAATGATTCTCGGCTATTTTTTTGTTGAGGCTTATATTTTTGGTATAGGAGCCGCGTTAACCGAGGTGCCTGGAAACATTTTTCAAATACTTGTGGGAGGTCTCATTGGTATACCGGTTGCCTACTTGGTGCGGAAGAGGTTTCCAATCGCTTACCGAATTTAA
- a CDS encoding AIR synthase family protein has product MSLPVGKVPVKILKNIVFRYLGAHRSDVIMGPSIGEDAAIVRVGKKVMVISGDPVTGAVEKIGWLAVHVNANDVASRGIRPLWFVSCILLPEHSEKNIVRKICSQIDRAARELNVAVVRGHTEVTPGLSHPIVAGCIIGLAERGKYVTSGGAKPQDRIVLTKGAGIEGTAILASDRRKILNKIFGKEFTSKAEKYFNQISVVKDALVAYHTGGVTAMHDPTEGGVACGLHELADASNVGFRVFEDRIIVNSETKAICDFFHVDPLQLISSGALLITANPKKAENIIKTLSKNGVQSAIIGEIVKAPDERILIRRDGTETHLPRPVTDHLWLALAKNLKKNKFKFGKRLETSSAPSRQPVYQ; this is encoded by the coding sequence ATGAGTTTACCCGTTGGGAAGGTCCCAGTTAAAATATTAAAAAACATCGTATTTCGGTATCTTGGAGCACATCGTTCAGACGTTATAATGGGGCCCAGCATCGGAGAAGACGCTGCCATAGTAAGAGTGGGAAAGAAGGTTATGGTAATTTCTGGAGACCCTGTAACAGGCGCTGTGGAAAAGATAGGCTGGCTAGCAGTTCATGTCAATGCGAACGACGTAGCAAGCCGTGGGATCCGCCCTCTATGGTTTGTCTCTTGCATCCTCCTTCCTGAACACTCTGAAAAAAATATTGTCCGAAAAATTTGTAGCCAGATTGATAGAGCTGCCAGAGAACTAAACGTGGCGGTTGTAAGGGGTCACACTGAAGTAACCCCTGGACTTTCTCATCCCATAGTTGCAGGATGCATAATAGGGCTAGCTGAGAGGGGGAAGTATGTGACCTCAGGAGGAGCCAAACCCCAGGATAGAATAGTCTTAACCAAGGGCGCAGGGATCGAGGGGACAGCAATCCTCGCCTCCGACCGTCGGAAGATTTTGAATAAAATCTTTGGAAAAGAATTCACTTCAAAGGCTGAAAAGTACTTTAACCAAATAAGCGTAGTTAAAGATGCTCTTGTCGCTTATCATACTGGCGGAGTAACCGCCATGCATGATCCAACAGAAGGTGGAGTTGCCTGTGGCCTCCATGAGTTGGCTGACGCTTCTAATGTCGGCTTTCGAGTGTTTGAAGACAGAATCATAGTTAACTCAGAAACAAAGGCGATTTGCGACTTCTTTCATGTGGATCCATTACAACTTATAAGCTCAGGTGCTCTGTTAATTACTGCAAATCCAAAAAAGGCTGAAAACATCATTAAAACATTATCAAAGAATGGAGTTCAATCGGCTATAATTGGTGAAATAGTTAAAGCCCCGGATGAAAGAATTCTGATTCGCAGGGATGGAACTGAAACCCACCTACCTCGCCCTGTAACCGACCATCTCTGGTTAGCCTTAGCCAAAAATTTGAAGAAAAATAAGTTTAAATTCGGTAAGCGATTGGAAACCTCTTCCGCACCAAGTAGGCAACCGGTATACCAATGA